The following coding sequences are from one Fibrobacter sp. UWH6 window:
- a CDS encoding FISUMP domain-containing protein, with amino-acid sequence MAENLNFDNGSPCAKESCSEKGREYTPMAAQNACPNGWHLPTEIEWNILFDNVGGIDIAAARLKATEGWTPLNP; translated from the coding sequence TGACAATGGTTCTCCCTGCGCCAAGGAATCCTGTTCAGAAAAAGGTCGAGAATACACCCCGATGGCCGCGCAAAACGCATGCCCGAATGGCTGGCATTTGCCTACTGAAATAGAGTGGAACATACTTTTTGATAATGTTGGTGGAATAGATATCGCAGCAGCCCGCCTAAAGGCAACCGAGGGGTGGACACCCTTGAACCC